From Primulina tabacum isolate GXHZ01 chromosome 2, ASM2559414v2, whole genome shotgun sequence, one genomic window encodes:
- the LOC142530487 gene encoding mitochondrial outer membrane protein porin 6-like produces the protein MTDCPAPFSEIGRRARDLLSKDYNYDQKFILSIPSSTGMGITATGVKKDQIFIGDVSTQYRCGRTTVDVKVDTYSNVSTKVTLDNVLHGTKAAISFNVPDNKSGKLDVHYFHHRAAINSSIGLNPTPLLEVAAAVGSKDIAIGGEIGFETTSSSFTKCNAGISFNKPDFSAALILTDKGQTVKASYLHSVNPVNGTEIAAEMTHRLSSFENSFSIGSVHKVDPLTLVKTRFSDDGKVAILSQREWRPKSLVTFSAEYDTKASNAPKLGLAITLKP, from the exons ATGACTGATTGCCCCGCCCCATTTTCAGAAATTGGCAGGCGTGCTAGAG ATCTTTTGAGCAAAGATTATAATTATGATCAGAAGTTCATCTTGTCGATCCCGAGCTCTACTGGAATG GGAATTACAGCTACTGGTGTAAAGAAGGATCAAATTTTTATCGGTGATGTAAGTACTCAGTACAGATGTGGAAGGACTACTGTTGACGTGAAAGTTGATACTTATTCAAAT GTTTCTACTAAGGTAACTCTAGATAATGTGTTACATGGGACAAAAGCGGCAATTAGCTTCAATGTTCCCGACAACAAGTCCGGAAAG CTTGATGTGCATTACTTTCACCATCGTGCAGCCATTAATTCCAGTATTGGCCTGAACCCAACTCCTCTTCTGGAGGTTGCTGCCGCTGTTGGCTCCAAAGATATTGCCATTGGTGGTGAAATTGGATTTGAAACCACATCTTCTTCTTTTACCAAGTGTAATGCTGGAATAAGCTTCAACAAGCCTGATTTTTCTGCGGCCCTTATACT GACCGATAAAGGGCAAACCGTAAAGGCTTCATATCTTCACTCAGTAAATCCAGTCAATGGAACGGAGATAGCAGCTGAAATGACTCACAGATTATCCAGCTTTGAGAACAGTTTCAGCATCGGAAGTGTGCACAAGGTTGATCCACTCACATTGGTGAAGACCAGATTCTCTGACGATGGAAAAGTTGCTATTTTGAGTCAACGAGAATGGAGGCCTAAATCACTGGTAACTTTTTCAGCCGAGTACGACACAAAAGCTAGCAATGCCCCAAAACTTGGCCTTGCTATTACTCTTAAGCCCTGA